From a region of the Hemitrygon akajei chromosome 16, sHemAka1.3, whole genome shotgun sequence genome:
- the LOC140740079 gene encoding adhesion G protein-coupled receptor E3-like isoform X3 has translation MEWRCSSLEWVLCLSYILSLPVVSSQPCQPGYKLEADLDCIDINECAEVAQICGPNTRCHNIMGSYFCTCMQGFHPYINASHGTSCQEVARHTRLRKRAALIRQNVTAPDHGNNMPSEHSITMVPEHEGIPDNRNTPEPGSGNFPEHGNGNTFDLIMQSTSKSANRNITGPGNENVTKPGNLRTAEPGYGSTAEPGNKSSSDSYNQNISEHKGSMPRTGNGYTPERGNRSTPEAGNGSRREATTELDPGPSSTLSTDVRNHSDPAGQWDLRLTTTLEQPASPGRLFCSMITNVSRLFNKPCYNPIKGSPLEDVVRYITQLLMEDFPLAGMRQDERINSASSILMAVERVAVTLGLTSALDQVMAMPSQEMELQVIRVDSSRSADGIQLQAKDNALELLWTTANNTFGKGSAVLAFIVYNNLDPVLQGACYKDKESGDLQDDVQLHSKVVSAALEFSPRTNFSVVVNFVLKHKEVGTTAGRLSCVYWNHTPTGSYWSTSGCELIQSNFSHTTCQCQHLSSFAILMSFNKQLQGYSQDCLSVITFIGIPISLVCLLSALATFTLCSQARNAVSTTHTHLCLSLFLAELLFLVGINRTVNRAMCGIVAGCLHYLFLVAFTWMSLESTQLYLMVRNLRKMRVSNSSQLGKFIYPLGYGSPALIVAISAVIYPNGYGSERNCWLQVENGFAWSFLGPVYFFILVNTFLFTMTLYTLNEELSNRDTKVSKIKDTRCSSWAVLGSLACSTSKRKRL, from the exons ATGGAGTGGAGATGCAGCAGCCTGGAGTGGG TGCTTTGCCTGAGTTATATCCTGTCCCTTCCTGTGGTGTCTAGTCAACCCTGCCAACCAGGATACAAGCTTGAAGCTGATCTAGACTGCATTG ATATCAACGAATGTGCTGAAGTTGCTCAGATATGTGGGCCAAACACAAGGTGCCATAACATAATGGGAAGTTATTTCTGTACCTGTATGCAGGGATTCCATCCTTATATCAATGCCTCCCATGGGACAAGCTGCCAAG AGGTTGCAAGACACACACGACTGAGGAAACGGGCCGCACTCATTAGACAGAACGTCACAGCACCTGATCATGGGAACAACATGCCATCTGAACACAGCATTACAATGGTACCTGAGCATGAAGGCATTCCTGATAACAGGAACACACCCGAGCCAGGAAGTGGGAACTTCCCAGAGCATGGGAATGGGAATACGTTCGACCTGATCATGCAGAGCACATCAAAGTCAGCTAATAGAAATATAACTGGGCCTGGAAATGAAAATGTAACTAAGCCAGGTAACCTGAGAACAGCTGAACCAGGTTACGGGAGCACAGCTGAGCCAGGCAACAAGAGCTCATCTGACTCATATAACCAGAACATATCTGAACATAAAGGGAGCATGCCTAGAACTGGAAATGGCTATACACCTGAGCGAGGTAACAGAAGCACACCTGAGGCTGGAAACGGGAGCAGACGTGAGGCTACAACAGAGCTAG ACCCTGGTCCATCTTCCACTCTGTCCACTGATGTCAGGAACCACAGTGATCCTGCTGGACAGTGGGATCTTAGACTGACCACTACCCTGGAGCAG CCAGCTTCacctgggagactgttttgctccATGATAACGAATGTGAGTCGCCTCTTCAATAAACCATGCTATAACCCCATCAAAGGATCACCACTTGAG GATGTTGTCCGATACATCACTCAACTGCTGATGGAGGACTTCCCACTGGCGGGCATGAGGCAGGATGAGCGGATAAACTCAGCCTCCAGTATCCTGATGGCGGTGGAGAGAGTGGCTGTCACACTGGGGTTGACCTCAGCCCTGGACCAAGTGATGGCCATGCCCAGCCAAGAAATGG AACTCCAGGTTATTCGTGTGGACAGCTCTCGCAGTGCTGACGGTATACAGCTACAAGCCAAGGACAATGCCCTGGAGCTTTTATGGACGACAGCCAACAACACCTTTGGGAAAG GTTCTGCTGTGCTTGCTTTCATCGTATACAACAATCTGGATCCAGTGCTGCAGGGAGCATGCTATAAAGACAAAGAGAGCGGAGATCTTCAGGACGATGTTCAACTCCACTCTAAAGTAGTTTCAGCTGCTCTGGAATTCTCACCCAGAACCAACTTTTCTGTGGTTGTAAACTTTGTCTTGAAACATAAAGAG GTAGGGACCACTGCTGGGAGATTGTCCTGTGTGTACTGGAACCACACCCCGACAGGGAGTTACTGGTCCACGAGCGGCTGTGAACTGATACAATCCAACTTTAGTCACACGACCTGCCAATGCCAGCACTTGTCCAGCTTTGCCATCCTGATGTCCTTCAACAAGCAG CTACAGGGCTATTCGCAGGACTGCCTCTCAGTGATTACCTTCATTGGGATCCCGATATCACTGGTGTGTCTGCTCTCCGCCCTCGCCACCTTCACCCTTTGCTCACAGGCCAGAAACGCAGTGAgcaccacccacacacacctgtGCCTCAGCCTCTTCCTGGCTGAGCTGCTCTTCCTGGTGGGAATCAACAGGACTGTCAACCGG GCAATGTGTGGTATTGTCGCTGGGTGCTTACATTATTTGTTTCTGGTGGCCTTCACTTGGATGAGTTTGGAGTCAACTCAGCTGTATCTGATGGTCAGGAACCTCAGGAAGATGAGAGTGTCTAATTCCAGCCAGTTGGGGAAGTTCATCTACCCTCTGGGATATGGCAGCCCTGCGCTGATAGTGGCCATCTCTGCAGTAATATACCCCAATGGATATGGATCAGAGCGGAA CTGCTGGTTACAGGTGGAGAATGGTTTTGCCTGGAGCTTCCTGGGCCCGGTTTACTTCTTCATTTTG